DNA from Jeotgalibacillus haloalkalitolerans:
CTTTCTCTGTCAGCTCATTTCTGATCTCCCTTTCAATAGAAGGAAGAATCAGGCGCTTATAGCTGTCTTCGATCGCTTCAGCCACCTGGTCTGCTGAGACGGACTGTGGATATTTGACATGCTTTCGCTTTAATTCAGAAAGAATTCTCTCCTGATCCGGCTGAATGGATACGCGAATTACTTCTTCCTTTTCACCCCGGTTCAGCGCGAGCGTGCGGTGTGGCACGATCTTTGAAACGGGTTCTTCGTATTCATAGTACATTTCGAAGATTCCTTTTTCATCAAGCTCTGCTTTTTTAACAGCCGAGGTGATTTTCCCGTTTCTGAATGTCTGATTTCTTATGTATTCACGGATTTTTGCATCGTCTGCAAGCATTTCAGCGATGATATCTCTCGCGCCGGCAAGTGCTTCCTCTGTATCAGCTACTTCCTTTTCTTCTGAAATGAATTCAGAAGCTTTTTCTTCTACGCTGCCTGTTTTCGGGAAAGATAGCAGCCATTTTGCAAGCGGCTCAAGTCCTTTTTCCTTTGCTTTTGTCGCACGGGTTCTTCTCTTTTGCTTATAGGGACGGTAGAGGTCTTCCACTGCCTGAAGCTTATCTGCTTTTATAATGGATTGCTTTAATTCTTCCGTTAACTTGCCCTGTTCTTCAATGAGGCGAAGCACTTCTTCTTTTCTGGTTTCAAGGTTTTGCAGGTAAGCCCAGCTGTCCGAGATATTTTTGATCTGGACCTCATCCAGCGCACCTGTCATTTCTTTTCGGTATCGTGCAATAAAAGGCACTGTGTTTCCTTCATCTAAAAGCTGAATCACTTTCTCAACTTTAGCGGCATCAATTGAAATGTTTGCTGCCAGACGGGTGATCTGTTGTTTGTGCTGTTCCATCTGATTCACTGCCTTTCTATAATCTGTTCCGGGATTAATTGTACCACATGGACTTCAAGTCATCATTTTCCAAACAAAAAAAGAGACTCCTATTTAAGGCAGCCTCCCAATAATAAATGTTGTATCGTCGCTATCTGAAACAATTGAATCGAGATAGGTTGAAATATAGTCAATCGAGCGTCCTGACTGTAGCAGTGGTCGTACACGTGTGATCTGAAGTCCATCTGAATGAATCAGAAATGAGGCTCCGTCTTCATACTCAAAGCTTTGGGTCTTATACTGCTGGGGTCTGCCGGAAAGATAACCGGTTACCGGCAGCGGATAAGTGAGCTTACCTGCTTCTGAGTAAAAATAAAAGCGGATATTTCCAACACAGCTATATGTAACCCTTCTGGCTGCATAGTCAATTTTGATAATCGCTACGGCTGCGCCTCTCTTTTTCAATAGAGACTGATTCGCCCGTTCCATCAGCTGGTTCACATCTTCATCCTTGTTTTCTTCAACTGCAGCACATACTGCCTGGGAAGCCTCATGGGCATATTTCCCGCTTCCTAAACCGTCTGCGACTACACAGATGAAATAGTCGTCAGTTGAAGTGAAAAAGTAGCTGTCACCGCAATCCTGCCGGCCATTCTTTGCATACTGTCCAGCGTGTACTGTTACTAAACTGTGGTCAAGTACTTCCATCAAGTAAAGTCACCATCTTGTGAGTTTTCTTCCTGGATCGCATCACGCAGTTTTTTAATGGCTCTTCTCTGCAGTCTGGACACATGCATTTGAGAAATACCGAGCATATCACCCGCGTCTTTTTGACTCATATTTTCAAGATACGTATATTGAATAATCTGTTTTTCTCTGTCACTCAGCACATGAAGGACTTTTTCAAGTACCATCCGCTGATCTGTTTTTTCATAGTTGTCATCCATACTGCCGACAATATCAAGCAGCGTAACTGTGCTGCCGTCAGAGTCAGCTTCAATTGAATGGTCAACTGAAAGTGCCTGATAGCTTTTCCCCATTTCCATTGCTTCTAAAATTTCTTCTTCAGAAACTTCAAGGTGCATGGCAATTTCACTTACCTTTGGAGATCGCTGCAGGTCTGTTGTCAGTTCTTCAACTGTCGCTTTGATCTTTGGACCGAGTTCCTTGATTCGTCTTGGAACGTGTACGCTCCATGTCTTATCACGGAGGAATCGCTTGATCTCACCGATAATGGTCGGGATAGCGAATGCTTCGAAGCTTTTCCCGAACGTATCATCATATCGTCTGATGGCACCGAGCAGACCGATCATACCGACCTGTGCGATATCCTCATGATATGACTTTCCTTTCGAGTACTTTCTTGCAATGGATTCCACCAGGTTTTTATAATGAACAACAAGCTTATGCTGCGCATCCTCATCCTGCGTTTCCTGATAGGCTTTGATCCACTCAAGTACTTCGTCTTTGCTCGGCTGGTTAGGTTGAGACAGTTTCCGCATCCCTCTCCACCTGCTCTTCCTCAATGTACTTTGTCATGAAGACCGTTACACCCTCTTTTTGACTGATCTTCACGTCATCCATCAGGCTTTCGATCAGGTAAAGACCAAGCCCCCCTTCACGGAGCATGTCAACCTGTGAACCCTCATTGTAAGGTCCAACTTCTTCCTTCACTTTCATAAAATCAAAGCTTGAGCCATGGTCTGCAACAATGACTTCAAGACGATCCTCATAAAGTGCGAAACCAACGACTACTTCACCTTCATCATTTTCTTTGTAGGCGTGCTGTACAGCATTCGTAATCGCTTCACTTGTTGCTATTTTAAGGTCTTCAATGTCGTCATATGTGAAGCCCATGCGGCTTGCAACACCTGAGATTGTCAGGCGGATGACACCGACATATTGGGCTTTGGCGGGAATTTTCATTTCAATATAATCAAATGGTTTCATCATTCCATTCCACCTTTTACTTCGGGATTAATATCCATGATGTCTGCAAGTCCAGTGATGTCGAAAAGGCGCTTCAGACGATCTGATAGACCAACAAGCTGAAGGTGTCCGCCGTTTGCTTTAATCCCTTTGAACAATCCTACAAATACACCAATACCTGTGCTGTCCATATAGCTTACTTCCGACAGGTCAGCGACTACTTTCATGCCTTCCTGTTTTGAAAGCGGCTCCGTTTTTTCTCTAAGGACAGGTGCAGTATACGCATCAATTTCACCTGCAATTTCAAGCTTCGCAAATTCTTCTGTCTGCTCTGTTATATCAACTTTTATATTCATGTTAGTTCCACCTTTTTTCTAGTGTCCTGCTCAGGCAGCCCGCCTGAACTTTCTCAGAATCTCCGTAAGACGTACTTGTAAACTACCCTAACTCCGAGCTGTTAAACGTGATTCACATAAAACTATTTCGTTCTTTTTAAAATAATGATCGTGAAATCATCTCTCAGCTGAAAGTGCTGCAGGCGCTCCAGGTCACGGAATATTTTATTGACGATTTCCTGCGGCGGCAGCTCAATGTATTCGTTTATATAGGAAATGAGCGTTTCGCGTTCAATAAAACCTTCATCAGTACGGCATTCTGTGACACCGTCAGACATCAGAATAATCATATCTCCTATTTCAACAGCCTGTTCGTAGCGCTTATATTTGGCGTTTTTATCCACACCAAGAAGAAGACCTCTTGCTTCAAGGTCCAGAAATTCTTTATCTTTATGGCGGTAGAAGAATCCGGGTTCATGACCTGCTGAAGCAAAGTGAAGAATATTGCTGCGCAGTTCATACATTCCATAGAACATTGTGATAAACATGGAATCATCTACGTTTTGCTCGACCACTCTGTTCAGACTTTCAAGTACAGCGCTTGGGTCCTTCCTGTATTCAGGCAGGCTGTCCATCGCGTATTTGATCATCGACATGCAAAGTGCTGCCGGGATGCCTTTCCCAATAACATCAGCAATTGCAACGTTAACCGAGTGATCCCCGTCGTGAACAAAGTGATAGTAATCGCCGTTCATCTGCTTTGCCGGAACACTGAGCGCACCAATTTCAAGCCCGTCAACAGAAGGGACTGAAGTGCCGAGCAGTGTATCCTGCACGTTAGAGGCAATTTCCATCTCATTCTTTAACTCTTTCTGCGTATCAAGTAAGCTTTGATGCTCTCTGAAAGCAAAGCCGTAAGCAGTCATCACTTCAAGAAGAATATCAAAAGAATGCCAGACTTCCGGTGAGAGGTCAGGCATTAGCTGTTGCATGGCATTTTTTTGAAGACTGATTACTTCCTCCGGCGGCACCTTTTTTTCAAGTGCGGTCCGGCTGAATTGCTGAGCAGCATATAAAGCCTGCTCAGACTGGTTGTTCATATATTCCTGTAAGATTTTACTGTATTGCGCTTCAAGTGTTTCCTGTTTATTCATTCGTCAAATGCCCCTCCTATCGGAGCCACTTTGTTGCGCGGATGTCTGTACCTTCACCAGGGTTTGAGTCAATGTTGAAATCATCCATTAATCTTCTCACACCCGGCAGGCCAGCACCCA
Protein-coding regions in this window:
- the sigB gene encoding RNA polymerase sigma factor SigB yields the protein MRKLSQPNQPSKDEVLEWIKAYQETQDEDAQHKLVVHYKNLVESIARKYSKGKSYHEDIAQVGMIGLLGAIRRYDDTFGKSFEAFAIPTIIGEIKRFLRDKTWSVHVPRRIKELGPKIKATVEELTTDLQRSPKVSEIAMHLEVSEEEILEAMEMGKSYQALSVDHSIEADSDGSTVTLLDIVGSMDDNYEKTDQRMVLEKVLHVLSDREKQIIQYTYLENMSQKDAGDMLGISQMHVSRLQRRAIKKLRDAIQEENSQDGDFT
- a CDS encoding PP2C family protein-serine/threonine phosphatase, giving the protein MNKQETLEAQYSKILQEYMNNQSEQALYAAQQFSRTALEKKVPPEEVISLQKNAMQQLMPDLSPEVWHSFDILLEVMTAYGFAFREHQSLLDTQKELKNEMEIASNVQDTLLGTSVPSVDGLEIGALSVPAKQMNGDYYHFVHDGDHSVNVAIADVIGKGIPAALCMSMIKYAMDSLPEYRKDPSAVLESLNRVVEQNVDDSMFITMFYGMYELRSNILHFASAGHEPGFFYRHKDKEFLDLEARGLLLGVDKNAKYKRYEQAVEIGDMIILMSDGVTECRTDEGFIERETLISYINEYIELPPQEIVNKIFRDLERLQHFQLRDDFTIIILKRTK
- the rsbW gene encoding anti-sigma B factor RsbW, with translation MKPFDYIEMKIPAKAQYVGVIRLTISGVASRMGFTYDDIEDLKIATSEAITNAVQHAYKENDEGEVVVGFALYEDRLEVIVADHGSSFDFMKVKEEVGPYNEGSQVDMLREGGLGLYLIESLMDDVKISQKEGVTVFMTKYIEEEQVERDAETVST
- a CDS encoding anti-sigma factor antagonist, whose protein sequence is MNIKVDITEQTEEFAKLEIAGEIDAYTAPVLREKTEPLSKQEGMKVVADLSEVSYMDSTGIGVFVGLFKGIKANGGHLQLVGLSDRLKRLFDITGLADIMDINPEVKGGME
- a CDS encoding PP2C family serine/threonine-protein phosphatase, encoding MEVLDHSLVTVHAGQYAKNGRQDCGDSYFFTSTDDYFICVVADGLGSGKYAHEASQAVCAAVEENKDEDVNQLMERANQSLLKKRGAAVAIIKIDYAARRVTYSCVGNIRFYFYSEAGKLTYPLPVTGYLSGRPQQYKTQSFEYEDGASFLIHSDGLQITRVRPLLQSGRSIDYISTYLDSIVSDSDDTTFIIGRLP